One Rosa chinensis cultivar Old Blush chromosome 5, RchiOBHm-V2, whole genome shotgun sequence genomic region harbors:
- the LOC112164450 gene encoding receptor like protein 27: MFILSKFVWSHLVVADSLQSYTPPCHDDEISALLQFKQSFVIKMSASSYEGAYPKISSWKSNSNCCSWDGIECDEETHHVIGLDLSSSYLYGSINSNNTIFRLVHLESLNLADNDFDFSQIPHTIRNFPKLRYLNFSFSGFSGQVPSEVSQLTKLSSLDLSQNIDMFSNDELLRSLAQNLTGLQTLDLSNINISSTREIPESLFNVASLERLLLAYNNLSGRVEFLKLLKLPNLEWVDLSGNSLDVITETKTMNASSIARLEYLGLGSCNISEFPNFLRYQNTLMYLNLSGNGMHGQVPKWMWNTSRESLGFLDISHNLLSGFDQPPVVLPWVGLEGLDLSFNKLSGPMLVPSLQSLMFYHISNNKLTGEISPLICNASSLISLDVSSNHLSGMLPRCLQNFRSNLQVLSVANNYFHGTLPRIGTNGSDLIMIDVSRNQLQGKLPRSLVNCLSLESLVLSSNKFDDVFPVWLGTLPELKVLAMRNSGFHGAIPRYQSNHDGFPNLRILDLSQNNFTGQFAFEFILSGKSMRGIHLNGSAYMKAFGLKSYRGGDRDRYYTASYRFEYSITLMNKGLERYFQKIREDFMAIDLSSNRFEGKIPEFFGNLKGLRSLNVSSNILSGRIRPSLGNLTNLEALDLSHNKFEGEIPPLLLQLSFLQIFSVSHNNLTGQIPVGDQFSTFGITSYEGNPGLCGFPLPKKCWRSEEGPELPPSTAEEEDGVELDWKFAAAGLVSGLVVGVVLADFVITRFSERFIEIVALLIRLMKRMARPRG, translated from the exons ATGTTTATCCTTTCAAAATTTGTCTGGTCACATCTTGTCGTGGCTGACTCTTTGCAGTCATATACTCCTCCTTGCCATGATGATGAGATCTCTGCCTTACTGCAATTCAAGCAAAGCTTTGTCATCAAGATGTCTGCTTCAAGTTATGAGGGTGCTTATCCAAAGATTTCTTCATGGAAATCAAACAGCAATTGTTGCTCATGGGACGGGATCGAGTGCGATGAGGAGACTCATCATGTGATTGGACTTGATCTTAGTAGCAGTTATCTCTATGGCTCTATCAACTCCAACAACACCATCTTCCGCCTTGTTCATCTTGAGAGCCTCAACCTTGCTGACAATGATTTTGATTTCTCTCAAATTCCTCATACCATTAGGAACTTTCCAAAGCTCAGGTATCTCAACTTCTCTTTCTCTGGCTTTTCTGGTCAAGTCCCGTCTGAAGTTTCACAATTGACCAAGTTGTCATCCCTTGATCTATCTCAAAATATTGACATGTTTTctaatgatgaattgttaaGAAGCTTAGCTCAAAATTTAACTGGCCTACAAACACTTGATCTTTCTAATATTAACATATCATCCACG AGAGAGATTCCTGAGTCATTATTCAATGTAGCAAGTCTCGAGAGACTTCTTCTAGCTTATAATAATCTCAGTGGTAGAGTGGAGTTCCTCAAACTTCTTAAGCTACCAAATTTAGAGTGGGTCGATCTATCTGGTAACAGCTTGGATGTGATCACTGAAACCAAAACTATGAATGCATCTAGCATTGCAAGGTTAGAGTATCTAGGATTGGGTTCGTGCAACATAAGTGAGTTCCCAAATTTCTTAAGATATCAAAATACATTAATGTACTTGAACCTTTCTGGGAACGGAATGCATGGCCAAGTACCAAAATGGATGTGGAACACGAGCAGAGAGTCTTTGGGGTTCTTGGACATTTCTCATAACCTCCTTTCAGGCTTTGACCAGCCTCCAGTTGTCCTTCCCTGGGTTGGACTAGAGGGGCTAGATCTTTCGTTCAACAAGCTTAGTGGCCCAATGTTGGTACCTTCGTTACAATCCCTGATGTTCTATCACATTTCAAACAACAAATTAACTGGAGAAATTTCACCTTTGATTTGTAATGCCAGTTCTCTTATTTCCCTTGATGTGTCAAGTAACCATTTGAGTGGTATGCTTCCGCGGTGTCTACAAAACTTCAGAAGTAATCTTCAAGTTTTAAGTGTTGCAAACAACTATTTTCATGGCACTCTTCCTCGTATAGGCACCAATGGAAGCGATTTGATCATGATTGATGTCAGTCGTAACCAACTGCAGGGGAAATTACCGAGGTCATTGGTGAATTGTTTAAGCCTCGAGTCTCTCGTTCTGTCTAGCAATAAGTTCGATGATGTATTCCCCGTTTGGTTGGGAACTCTTCCGGAATTAAAAGTTTTGGCAATGAGGAATAGTGGGTTCCACGGTGCTATTCCGAGATATCAAAGCAATCACGATGGTTTCCCCAATTTGCGCATCCTTGATCTGTCTCAAAATAATTTTACTGGTCAGTTTGCATTTGAATTCATCCTCTCTGGAAAATCAATGAGAGGTATCCATCTAAACGGATCGGCGTACATGAAAGCATTTGGACTCAAGTCTTATAGAGGCGGCGACCGTGATAGGTATTATACAGCTAGTTACAGATTTGAGTACTCAATCACGCTGATGAATAAAGGTTTAGAGAGATATTTCCAAAAGATTCGCGAAGACTTTATGGCCATCGATCTGTCGAGCAATAGATTTGAAGGCAAGATTCCAGAATTTTTTGGGAACCTAAAGGGGCTTCGCTCACTTAATGTATCCAGTAACATTCTAAGTGGCCGCATCCGACCATCCTTGGGAAACTTGACAAATCTTGAAGCTTTGGATCTTTCACATAACAAGTTCGAGGGTGAGATCCCTCCATTACTGTTGCAGCTTTCATTCCTCCAAATTTTCAGCGTCTCGCACAACAATCTCACAGGTCAAATACCGGTTGGAGACCAGTTTAGTACCTTCGGCATCACTTCATATGAGGGAAACCCAGGTTTGTGTGGATTTCCATTGCCAAAGAAATGTTGGCGTTCTGAGGAGGGGCCTGAACTTCCACCTTCaacagcagaagaagaagatggagttgAATTGGATTGGAAATTTGCCGCGGCGGGGTTAGTGAGTGGGTTGGTGGTGGGAGTGGTTCTTGCAGACTTTGTGATCACGAGGTTCAGTGAGCGGTTCATTGAGATTGTTGCATTGCTGATCAGACTGATGAAAAGGATGGCAAGGCCCAGAGGTTGA